In Blastopirellula sediminis, the following proteins share a genomic window:
- a CDS encoding TraR/DksA family transcriptional regulator: MGKSRTDFIDKTKEILLKRRDALRKALAGDLSMLKELEQTAGDVVDFALDSAQDELSSQLAEVESRELAQIDKALERIRSGSFGECEGCGCKIPVARLQALPYATLCIKCQRELEELGEDGVSWRQNSQDEVSI, encoded by the coding sequence ATGGGTAAATCTCGAACGGACTTCATTGATAAGACCAAGGAGATCTTGTTGAAGCGCCGTGACGCGCTCCGCAAGGCCCTGGCGGGCGACTTGAGCATGCTGAAAGAGCTCGAGCAAACCGCTGGCGACGTGGTCGATTTCGCTCTTGATAGCGCTCAGGACGAATTGAGTTCGCAACTAGCGGAAGTAGAAAGCCGCGAATTGGCTCAAATCGATAAGGCGCTCGAGCGGATTCGCAGCGGTTCGTTTGGCGAATGCGAAGGTTGCGGCTGCAAGATCCCGGTCGCTCGGTTGCAGGCTCTGCCGTATGCGACGCTCTGCATCAAATGCCAACGCGAATTGGAAGAGTTGGGCGAAGACGGCGTCAGCTGGCGTCAAAACTCGCAGGACGAAGTCTCGATTTAA
- a CDS encoding nucleoside hydrolase: protein MARKVIIDCDPGIDDAVALMVALFHSDLDVVAVTSTAGNVPADQAGRNLQGLIERLDPPRRPRIGVGSGPNSAPPVDGTDLNGADGLANLQLVVSSLHQRHPAEKLICDEIRAAPEEVTLVALGPMTNIARALQRDPMIAAQIGRIVIMGGAINCIGNVTPAAEFNFHFDAMAARTVFKSRTTKTLIPLDVTRQAAFGLDLLDQLPNIESSPASQLLHQLLPFVYRSHRQELGIEGIYLHDAIAVAAVLHPELFEMEEMAGDVETSGEITLGATIFDRREHRSWATNMEVATKINVPRVQDCVVQGLRAAIRGAL from the coding sequence ATGGCCAGGAAGGTTATCATTGACTGCGATCCGGGAATCGACGACGCCGTCGCCCTGATGGTCGCGCTTTTCCATTCCGATTTGGATGTTGTGGCGGTTACGTCGACCGCGGGCAACGTTCCCGCCGATCAGGCGGGCCGCAATTTGCAGGGTCTGATCGAACGGCTCGATCCGCCGCGTCGACCGCGAATTGGGGTCGGATCGGGGCCCAACTCCGCTCCTCCAGTCGATGGAACCGACCTCAACGGCGCCGACGGCCTGGCGAATCTGCAGTTGGTCGTCTCTTCGCTCCATCAACGACATCCGGCCGAAAAGCTGATCTGCGACGAGATTCGAGCCGCGCCCGAGGAAGTGACCCTCGTCGCCCTGGGCCCGATGACCAACATTGCTCGGGCGCTGCAGCGCGACCCGATGATCGCCGCCCAGATCGGCCGCATCGTCATCATGGGGGGCGCGATCAACTGCATCGGCAACGTCACCCCGGCCGCCGAGTTCAATTTTCACTTTGACGCGATGGCGGCCCGGACCGTTTTCAAGTCGCGGACGACCAAGACGCTGATTCCGCTCGACGTGACGCGTCAGGCGGCGTTCGGTCTCGATCTGCTCGATCAATTGCCGAACATCGAATCGTCCCCCGCTTCGCAGCTGCTGCACCAATTGCTCCCGTTCGTTTACCGGAGCCATCGGCAAGAGCTGGGGATCGAAGGGATCTATCTGCACGACGCAATCGCGGTGGCGGCGGTGCTGCATCCCGAGCTGTTCGAGATGGAAGAAATGGCCGGCGACGTCGAAACCTCAGGCGAGATCACCCTGGGCGCCACGATCTTTGATCGCCGCGAACATCGCAGCTGGGCGACCAACATGGAAGTGGCGACCAAGATCAACGTACCGCGCGTGCAGGACTGCGTCGTCCAAGGATTGCGCGCCGCGATTCGAGGCGCGCTGTAG
- a CDS encoding FHA domain-containing protein, translating into MVTQVDLHQSPLLGKPLSPLVLRVEGTERDGQTVRLERTKCVIGSAASCSLRLAAAGIRPRHCVIWRGSAGMALQRIDGEVFVNGQSVVESPLVSGDLITIGAVSFRIDPDPNLEAAPHNERRVLSLEKQLGEIRGRNRRRMHRLVEIVRQSMNPEAAVPTTKSDPAETHDDEETERLRHELQQTLEASEAKIAALQQQLESLEQENRNLQAHSVSAAETMNQHSTSNAEQHAEIEQLRHELQQSSESNEAKIAELQQQLETLEQENRDLAANGGSASTEAIEAQEKAQRDVADANERLQVLSRGWSQREEELTRRIEELESMSQQLSEPQASYAPSHSENQYEEEPEEEAEPEEPVAPQPQASQTSVADVLAKFGFNPHADDDEEEEYEPSPPPAPVSYHEEPTPASAADEDEVSIEEYMSSLMNRVRGRDGSQSATQAKPESPKAPEPPKKVVDQTPFNPGEFVPSRKAPEQTSDLRALRDLANQSARSAIDVHTLKRWNNVYVTKLIVAIVAFVTAICLLVETRSFVSLQFLGASMGIIIAIFWSLQAVIVYNQLRSAKKVASPQEVKILDQTSTMPFDSPGFEQDGMRDDSPSAE; encoded by the coding sequence ATGGTCACGCAAGTCGATCTGCACCAATCTCCCTTACTTGGCAAACCGCTGAGCCCGCTCGTCCTCCGCGTCGAGGGGACCGAACGTGATGGTCAGACTGTCCGCCTGGAGCGGACCAAATGCGTGATTGGTTCGGCAGCTAGCTGTTCGCTTCGCCTGGCCGCCGCCGGGATTCGTCCGCGTCACTGCGTCATTTGGCGTGGATCGGCCGGCATGGCCCTGCAGCGCATCGACGGCGAAGTCTTCGTCAATGGCCAAAGCGTCGTCGAGTCGCCCTTGGTCTCCGGCGACCTGATCACGATCGGCGCGGTCAGCTTCCGCATCGATCCCGATCCCAATCTCGAAGCCGCTCCCCACAACGAACGTCGCGTACTGTCGCTGGAAAAACAGCTGGGAGAAATCCGCGGACGGAATCGTCGCCGGATGCATCGCCTGGTCGAAATCGTCCGTCAGTCGATGAATCCTGAGGCCGCAGTTCCGACGACCAAATCCGACCCCGCCGAAACGCACGACGACGAAGAGACCGAACGACTGCGACACGAATTGCAGCAGACGCTTGAGGCAAGCGAAGCGAAGATTGCTGCGTTGCAGCAACAGCTAGAGTCTCTCGAACAAGAAAACCGCAACCTGCAGGCCCATAGCGTTTCGGCTGCGGAGACGATGAATCAGCATTCGACCTCAAACGCCGAACAACACGCTGAGATCGAACAACTGCGGCACGAACTGCAACAGTCCAGCGAGTCGAACGAAGCGAAGATCGCGGAGTTGCAACAGCAGTTGGAAACGCTCGAACAAGAAAATCGCGATCTCGCGGCCAACGGCGGGTCCGCCTCGACCGAAGCGATCGAAGCGCAGGAAAAAGCGCAGCGCGACGTGGCTGACGCCAACGAGCGTCTGCAAGTTTTGTCGCGCGGCTGGTCGCAGCGTGAAGAAGAGCTGACCCGTCGAATCGAAGAGTTGGAGAGCATGTCGCAGCAGCTCAGCGAACCGCAGGCGAGCTACGCTCCTAGCCACAGCGAAAACCAATACGAAGAAGAGCCTGAGGAAGAAGCCGAACCGGAAGAACCGGTCGCGCCGCAGCCGCAAGCTTCGCAGACCAGCGTCGCCGACGTCCTCGCCAAATTCGGCTTCAATCCGCATGCGGACGACGACGAAGAAGAGGAATATGAGCCGTCGCCTCCCCCGGCTCCGGTCAGTTACCACGAAGAGCCGACGCCGGCCTCAGCAGCCGATGAGGACGAAGTCTCGATTGAAGAGTACATGTCGAGCCTGATGAATCGCGTCCGCGGTCGTGACGGATCGCAGTCCGCTACGCAAGCGAAACCGGAATCACCCAAAGCGCCGGAGCCTCCCAAGAAGGTCGTCGATCAGACTCCCTTCAATCCAGGCGAGTTCGTCCCGTCCCGCAAGGCGCCCGAACAAACCTCCGACTTGCGAGCTCTGCGCGACCTGGCGAATCAATCGGCCCGCTCGGCGATCGACGTTCACACGCTCAAACGCTGGAACAACGTGTACGTCACCAAGTTGATCGTCGCGATCGTCGCTTTCGTGACCGCGATCTGCTTGTTGGTCGAAACGAGGAGCTTCGTTTCGTTGCAATTCCTCGGGGCTTCGATGGGGATCATCATCGCGATCTTCTGGAGCCTCCAGGCCGTAATCGTTTACAACCAGCTCCGAAGTGCGAAGAAGGTCGCCAGTCCGCAAGAGGTGAAGATTCTCGATCAAACCTCCACCATGCCGTTCGATTCGCCAGGTTTTGAACAAGACGGAATGCGCGACGACTCCCCTTCAGCCGAATAG
- a CDS encoding universal stress protein, producing MIRSVLLALDASEASQTALRMAIRFCQDRNQRPDMASESVHLTGVAVVDTPNICAPMAVPLGAGAYKKERDEVLLAKANEEVEAILSKFEADCVEAGVPHTAVRSEGLPYEQIEAVSRTHDLIMIGHDTNFHYETHKTISETVRRLLLDNARPVIVFPKEAPENDVVVITYDGSTPASHALHMWTLLKVRRPETQVHVVSVDRDLAVAQKHCEEAAELLRYHEVQATLHPLKLTGSVVSQLSETIDEIGPRTVVMGAYGGGGFREALFGSSTNKMLENAKTLLFLYK from the coding sequence ATGATCCGCAGCGTGTTGCTGGCTCTCGACGCCAGTGAAGCGAGCCAAACCGCACTTCGGATGGCGATTCGATTCTGCCAAGACCGAAACCAACGTCCTGATATGGCGAGCGAGTCGGTTCATTTGACAGGGGTCGCCGTCGTAGACACTCCGAACATTTGCGCTCCGATGGCGGTGCCGTTGGGGGCGGGCGCCTACAAAAAAGAACGGGACGAAGTTCTGTTGGCGAAGGCGAATGAAGAAGTCGAAGCGATTCTTAGCAAGTTTGAAGCGGATTGCGTCGAAGCGGGAGTGCCGCACACGGCCGTGCGAAGCGAAGGGCTGCCCTACGAACAAATCGAAGCCGTTTCGCGGACGCATGACTTGATCATGATTGGCCACGATACGAACTTCCACTACGAGACGCACAAGACGATCAGCGAAACGGTCCGTCGCTTGCTGCTCGACAACGCTCGCCCGGTCATTGTGTTTCCCAAGGAGGCCCCGGAAAATGACGTTGTGGTTATCACCTATGACGGCAGCACTCCGGCGTCGCATGCGCTTCACATGTGGACGCTGCTGAAAGTGCGACGTCCTGAGACGCAAGTTCACGTCGTCAGCGTTGATCGTGATCTCGCGGTCGCCCAAAAGCATTGCGAAGAAGCGGCGGAACTTCTCCGGTACCATGAGGTCCAAGCGACCTTGCATCCTCTGAAGTTGACCGGCAGCGTTGTGAGTCAACTTTCGGAGACAATCGACGAGATCGGTCCGCGAACCGTCGTGATGGGAGCGTATGGCGGAGGCGGCTTCCGCGAGGCGCTGTTTGGGTCGTCGACCAACAAGATGCTCGAAAACGCCAAGACGCTGCTGTTCTTGTACAAGTAG
- a CDS encoding lactate racemase domain-containing protein, protein MPWISEQADSISWDRIEAILQQTVAEARKRICATPKRVLLLPPDITRMHSGAGQITEMLYNMLADEADVHVIPTLGQHVPHTPEENLTMFGSIPNEKIHPHDWRGGCVKVGEISAEEVSAACGGIADWPIPITLNKMLMEEPWDLIINVGHVVPHEVLGFANHNKNYFIGLGGKDLICAAHLMAARCGIENNLGNLITPVRHCFNLAEERFLNKLPDLYVQVVMARNDEDKLVHTGIYVGDDLDTYLDAAKQSREQNITVFDKPIQKMVCVMQGDEFFSTWVANKAVYRTRMVMADGGELLILAPGLKRFGEQDDVDALIRKYGYCGTDKVMAEYPNNADLQELAHGAAHLMHGSSEGRFKITYAPGHLGKEEIETVHFGYADLNEMLERYKPEKRREGWNVTDDGEEFYFIPTPSAGLWSTRERLYDRSTGFNQ, encoded by the coding sequence ATGCCTTGGATCAGCGAACAGGCGGACTCTATTTCTTGGGATCGGATCGAAGCGATCCTGCAGCAGACCGTGGCCGAAGCGCGGAAGCGGATCTGCGCTACGCCGAAGCGTGTTTTGCTGCTCCCGCCCGACATCACGCGGATGCACTCCGGCGCCGGGCAGATCACCGAAATGCTTTACAACATGCTCGCCGACGAAGCGGACGTGCATGTCATTCCGACGTTGGGGCAACACGTTCCGCATACGCCGGAAGAGAACCTGACGATGTTCGGATCGATTCCGAACGAAAAGATTCATCCGCATGATTGGCGCGGCGGGTGCGTGAAAGTGGGAGAAATTTCGGCCGAGGAAGTTTCGGCCGCGTGCGGGGGCATCGCCGATTGGCCGATTCCGATCACGCTTAACAAGATGCTGATGGAAGAGCCGTGGGACCTGATTATCAACGTCGGTCACGTCGTTCCGCATGAAGTGCTCGGCTTCGCCAACCACAACAAAAATTACTTCATCGGACTCGGCGGCAAAGATTTGATCTGCGCCGCACACCTGATGGCGGCTCGCTGCGGCATCGAGAACAATCTCGGCAACCTGATTACGCCGGTGCGACATTGCTTCAACCTGGCGGAAGAACGTTTCCTGAACAAGTTGCCGGACTTGTACGTGCAGGTCGTGATGGCCCGCAACGACGAAGACAAGCTGGTCCATACCGGGATCTACGTCGGTGACGATCTCGACACTTACCTCGACGCCGCGAAGCAATCGCGCGAACAGAACATCACCGTCTTTGATAAGCCGATTCAGAAAATGGTCTGCGTGATGCAGGGAGACGAGTTCTTCAGCACGTGGGTCGCTAACAAGGCGGTCTATCGCACGCGGATGGTGATGGCCGATGGGGGCGAATTGCTGATTCTGGCGCCGGGACTCAAACGTTTCGGCGAGCAGGACGACGTCGACGCGCTGATTCGCAAGTATGGCTACTGCGGCACCGACAAAGTGATGGCCGAGTATCCGAACAACGCCGATCTACAGGAACTGGCCCACGGCGCCGCTCACTTGATGCACGGTTCGTCGGAAGGTCGGTTCAAGATCACCTACGCTCCGGGGCATCTCGGCAAAGAAGAGATCGAGACCGTCCATTTCGGCTATGCCGATCTGAACGAAATGTTGGAGCGTTACAAGCCGGAGAAACGCCGCGAAGGATGGAACGTTACCGACGACGGCGAAGAATTCTACTTCATTCCAACGCCATCGGCCGGGCTCTGGTCGACCCGCGAGCGTCTTTACGATCGATCGACTGGATTTAATCAGTAG
- a CDS encoding S1C family serine protease: MNARKSGNRLAVLALLLLCGGLVSPAFAQEQPVPSPREQLRQDILSEVAAIEVHGNLLKKVCRYVRPSVVHIEARKKEGESLAYGGSIVDEAGSGVIIHHHDKDYVLTNRHVISQAANQDIKIHLDDGRILRPTQVWTDRETDVAVMAVEAERLIPAQVADSSAVEIGEFVLAVGSPFGLSQSVTYGIISAKGRRDLQLGRQGLKFQNFMQTDAAINPGNSGGPLLNMRGEVIGINTAIASNSGGNDGIGFTIPINSALNIACQMIDDGKVSRAFLGVVLDSQYDSKAAEKLGLPMAKGTRVNGVTEDSPADAAGILVGDVIVRFNNQDIEDDSHLVNVVSLSPLHVKLPVDLYREGKLMVVELELAVRDASVK, encoded by the coding sequence ATGAACGCACGCAAATCCGGAAATCGACTCGCGGTACTCGCGTTGTTGCTGTTATGCGGTGGGCTAGTTAGCCCGGCTTTCGCCCAAGAGCAGCCGGTTCCTTCGCCGCGCGAACAGCTTCGCCAGGACATCTTGAGCGAAGTCGCTGCGATCGAAGTCCACGGCAACCTACTCAAGAAGGTATGTCGCTACGTACGTCCTTCGGTCGTGCATATCGAAGCGCGGAAGAAGGAAGGGGAGTCGCTCGCTTACGGCGGCAGCATTGTCGACGAAGCCGGCTCGGGCGTGATCATTCATCACCATGACAAAGATTACGTGCTGACCAATCGCCACGTCATCAGTCAGGCCGCCAATCAAGACATCAAGATTCATCTCGACGACGGCCGCATCTTGCGACCGACGCAAGTCTGGACCGACCGCGAAACCGACGTCGCCGTGATGGCGGTTGAAGCGGAACGACTGATCCCGGCCCAAGTCGCCGACAGCTCGGCGGTGGAGATCGGCGAGTTCGTCTTGGCCGTCGGCAGTCCCTTCGGGCTCAGCCAATCGGTCACCTATGGCATCATCAGCGCCAAAGGGCGCCGGGATCTGCAGTTGGGACGCCAAGGTTTGAAGTTCCAGAACTTCATGCAAACCGACGCCGCGATCAATCCCGGCAATAGCGGCGGTCCGCTGTTGAACATGCGCGGCGAAGTGATCGGCATCAATACGGCGATCGCCAGCAACTCGGGCGGCAACGACGGCATCGGGTTTACGATTCCGATTAACTCGGCGCTCAACATCGCTTGTCAGATGATTGACGACGGCAAGGTTTCTCGCGCCTTTCTGGGAGTCGTCCTCGATTCGCAGTACGACAGCAAAGCGGCGGAGAAGCTCGGATTGCCGATGGCGAAGGGAACCCGCGTTAACGGCGTAACCGAAGATTCGCCTGCCGATGCGGCCGGCATTTTGGTCGGCGACGTCATCGTCCGTTTCAACAACCAGGATATCGAAGACGATTCGCACCTGGTGAATGTCGTCAGCCTATCGCCGCTGCACGTCAAGTTGCCGGTCGATCTTTACCGCGAAGGAAAGCTAATGGTCGTCGAACTGGAACTGGCGGTCCGCGACGCGTCGGTGAAGTAA
- a CDS encoding DEAD/DEAH box helicase, which produces MILDQFHPIVREWFQTKFGEPTDAQAQGWPSIAGRQNTLIAAPTGSGKTLAAFMVCLDRLFRRWMAGTLRDATYVVYVSPLKALSNDIQRNLETPLEEICNLAERRGVLPPQIRTAVRTGDTPSSERQAMLRRPPHILVTTPESLYLILTAAKARHTLKHVDTVIVDEIHALARDKRGSHLTLTLERLNLVCHERPVRIGLSATQKPIEEIAAFLVGAAGEEEATPKCEIVDAGHRRDLDLQIVVPPTPLEAVCSNEQWGEVYEQLIDLINSHRSTLVFVNTRRMAERVAHRLTEALGEEVITSHHGSLSKEIRHSAEQRLKAGQLKAIVATASLEMGIDVGYIDLVVQIGSSRSIANFLQRVGRSGHSLRATPKGRLMPLTRDELIECCALMRSIRKGVLDRIEIPEKPLDILAQQIVAEVAAEECDEEELYHVFRRAYPYRNLARKDFDGVLEILNRGLTRSIKNGAYLHRDPINGKLKARRGARIAASTSGGAIPDTAQYRVVTEGEKTFVGTVDEDFAIESLAGDVFLLGNTSWRIAYVRNGEVVVNDAEGQPPSIPFWFGEAPGRTIELSSEISQLREEMAARIVASDRDKSREKIQLPALAEGLLESSFDQLDAETVTWAETECCASRYAAMQAVRYVAAQQSAIGMVPTQRQIVFERFFDESGAMQLVVHSPLGTRINRAWGLAFRKRFCRSFDFELQASADDDGIVLSLGPQHSFPLEDMFRMLTIESGPRLLEQALLAVPMFGVRWRWNVTRALALLRFVGGKKVPPHMLRFRADDLLAAAFPDQVGCLENHGADIEYPDHPIVQQTLHDCMTEAMDIDRWKQMLIDVQEGRVEFVPRDTREPSPFAHERINANPYSFLDPAPLEERRTRAVATRRTLSTSEMKELGKLSYEAISTVRQEAWPTVRDSDELHDVLASMIVLPETQAIDWRPYFTRLLEQGRAVRFLRSAGDPIWVALENLPVVQAVWPEGTAEPAAELPASLQRELESHTARVEVVRGLVPYLGPFNAEELGSQLDLPPSSVFAACEALEGEGTVLRGQFYDNPQQTAETVQWCDRRLLARIHRLTIHGLREQIKPASPEAYLRFLVRHHELLRTTKNSGVRALRKSLEQLQGFQAAAGSWERSLLAGRMDDYDGAWFDELLASGEATWGRLRPPAPSGEEQKSMASLRKSLPMTIALRANLGWLLPTDHQSAESLARGNATEALEALRQRGALFDQDLRILTKLLPTHLEEALRELAALGLITCDSFVGVREMVDEVLKKRKAKRRGGAVTRTGRWSLFPGIVETPTSDEHAQNWCWLLLARYGVVFRDVLTRESTAPPWWRLVAAFRRMERRGEIRGGRFIADVAGEQYATEATIYALRKLRNDETVDDWIAISAADPVNLFGVVTPGGRIPAIAGNSLVIRNGQIVASKRSGKIDFHLDSTSEEMHEMTRALHAGRRIPPREIPLGMPRRRSTAG; this is translated from the coding sequence ATGATCCTCGACCAGTTTCATCCGATCGTTCGCGAGTGGTTTCAGACCAAGTTTGGCGAACCGACTGACGCGCAGGCCCAAGGCTGGCCCTCGATCGCCGGGCGTCAGAATACCCTAATCGCTGCGCCGACCGGCTCCGGTAAAACGCTGGCCGCGTTCATGGTTTGTCTCGATCGGCTCTTCCGCCGCTGGATGGCAGGGACCCTGCGAGACGCGACTTACGTCGTCTATGTCTCACCGCTCAAAGCCCTCTCGAACGACATCCAGCGGAACCTCGAAACGCCGCTGGAAGAGATCTGCAATCTGGCCGAACGACGTGGTGTGTTGCCGCCGCAAATTCGGACGGCGGTGCGGACCGGCGATACGCCGTCGAGCGAACGTCAGGCGATGCTTCGCCGCCCCCCGCACATTTTGGTGACGACGCCGGAATCACTTTATCTGATACTGACCGCGGCGAAGGCTCGCCACACGCTCAAGCATGTCGATACGGTCATCGTCGACGAAATCCATGCGCTGGCCCGCGACAAACGTGGCTCGCACCTGACGCTCACCTTGGAACGGCTGAACCTGGTTTGCCACGAGCGACCAGTGCGGATCGGGCTGTCGGCGACGCAGAAGCCGATCGAAGAGATCGCCGCGTTTCTGGTTGGCGCCGCCGGCGAAGAGGAAGCGACGCCGAAGTGCGAGATCGTCGACGCCGGCCATCGCCGTGATCTCGATTTGCAAATTGTCGTCCCGCCGACGCCGCTCGAAGCGGTTTGCTCGAACGAGCAGTGGGGCGAAGTCTACGAACAGCTGATCGACCTGATCAACTCCCATCGGAGCACGCTCGTCTTCGTCAACACGCGCCGCATGGCCGAGCGGGTCGCGCATCGTTTGACCGAGGCGCTCGGCGAAGAGGTGATCACGTCGCATCATGGGAGCTTGTCGAAAGAGATCCGTCACTCAGCCGAACAACGGCTGAAAGCGGGACAACTGAAAGCGATTGTCGCGACGGCGTCGCTCGAAATGGGTATCGACGTCGGCTATATCGACCTGGTGGTGCAGATCGGCTCGTCCCGCTCGATCGCCAACTTCCTGCAGCGGGTCGGTCGTTCGGGACACTCGCTTCGTGCGACTCCCAAAGGGCGGCTGATGCCGCTGACCCGCGATGAGTTGATCGAATGTTGTGCCCTGATGCGATCGATTCGCAAAGGAGTACTCGACCGGATCGAGATTCCGGAGAAGCCGCTTGATATTCTGGCGCAGCAGATCGTCGCCGAAGTCGCCGCCGAAGAGTGCGACGAAGAAGAGCTGTACCACGTCTTTCGCCGGGCCTATCCCTACCGCAATTTGGCGCGGAAAGATTTCGACGGCGTGCTGGAGATCCTCAATCGGGGGCTGACTCGTTCGATCAAGAACGGCGCCTACCTGCATCGCGATCCGATCAACGGCAAGTTGAAAGCTCGTCGCGGCGCCCGGATCGCCGCCAGTACCAGCGGCGGCGCGATTCCCGATACTGCGCAATATCGCGTCGTGACCGAAGGGGAGAAAACGTTCGTCGGCACGGTCGATGAAGACTTCGCGATCGAGAGCCTGGCCGGCGACGTCTTCCTGCTCGGTAATACGTCGTGGCGAATCGCGTATGTTCGCAACGGCGAAGTCGTCGTCAACGACGCCGAAGGGCAGCCTCCTAGCATCCCATTCTGGTTTGGCGAAGCGCCGGGCCGGACGATTGAACTGTCGAGCGAGATTTCGCAGCTTCGCGAAGAGATGGCCGCGCGAATCGTCGCATCCGATCGCGACAAAAGCCGCGAGAAGATTCAACTGCCGGCGCTGGCCGAAGGTTTGCTCGAAAGTTCGTTTGATCAGCTCGACGCTGAGACCGTCACGTGGGCGGAGACGGAATGTTGCGCTTCGCGCTACGCCGCGATGCAGGCCGTTCGTTACGTTGCGGCCCAACAGTCGGCGATCGGCATGGTCCCGACGCAGCGGCAGATCGTCTTCGAGCGGTTCTTCGACGAGTCAGGCGCCATGCAACTGGTCGTTCATTCGCCGCTCGGTACCCGGATCAATCGCGCTTGGGGCTTAGCGTTTCGGAAACGGTTCTGCCGTTCGTTCGACTTTGAACTGCAAGCGAGCGCTGACGATGACGGAATCGTCTTGTCGCTCGGTCCGCAACATAGTTTTCCGCTGGAAGACATGTTCCGGATGTTGACGATCGAATCGGGGCCGCGACTGCTCGAACAGGCGTTGCTCGCGGTGCCGATGTTCGGCGTGCGTTGGCGGTGGAACGTCACCCGGGCGTTGGCGCTGTTGCGATTCGTCGGCGGGAAGAAAGTTCCGCCGCACATGCTGCGATTCCGCGCCGACGACCTTTTGGCGGCGGCATTTCCTGATCAGGTCGGCTGTTTGGAAAACCATGGCGCCGATATCGAGTATCCCGATCATCCGATCGTGCAGCAGACGCTGCATGACTGCATGACCGAGGCGATGGACATTGATCGTTGGAAGCAGATGCTAATCGACGTTCAGGAAGGACGTGTGGAGTTCGTCCCGCGCGATACCCGCGAGCCGTCGCCGTTCGCCCATGAGCGAATCAACGCCAACCCGTACTCGTTCCTCGATCCGGCGCCGCTGGAAGAACGGCGTACTCGCGCGGTCGCCACGCGGCGGACCCTTTCGACCAGCGAAATGAAAGAGCTGGGGAAGCTGTCGTACGAGGCGATCTCAACCGTTCGCCAGGAAGCCTGGCCGACGGTTCGCGATTCGGACGAACTGCACGACGTGCTCGCGTCGATGATCGTCTTGCCCGAGACCCAAGCCATCGACTGGCGCCCCTATTTCACGCGACTGCTAGAGCAGGGGAGGGCGGTTCGTTTTCTCCGCTCTGCCGGCGATCCGATTTGGGTGGCGCTCGAAAACCTGCCGGTCGTGCAGGCCGTTTGGCCGGAAGGGACTGCAGAGCCGGCCGCGGAATTGCCCGCATCGCTGCAGCGAGAATTGGAGTCCCATACCGCTCGCGTTGAAGTGGTGCGCGGACTGGTGCCGTATTTGGGACCGTTCAACGCCGAAGAACTCGGCAGCCAACTCGATCTTCCTCCCTCAAGCGTCTTCGCCGCTTGCGAAGCGCTCGAAGGAGAAGGTACCGTCCTTCGCGGGCAGTTCTATGACAATCCGCAGCAGACGGCCGAGACGGTTCAGTGGTGCGATCGACGATTGCTCGCGCGAATTCACCGTTTGACGATACATGGGCTCCGCGAACAGATCAAACCGGCTTCGCCTGAAGCATATCTCCGTTTCCTGGTGCGGCATCATGAACTGCTCAGGACGACCAAGAACAGCGGCGTGAGAGCGCTGCGTAAGTCGCTCGAACAACTGCAAGGCTTTCAAGCGGCTGCCGGCAGTTGGGAGCGGAGTCTGCTGGCGGGACGGATGGACGACTACGACGGCGCCTGGTTTGACGAATTGCTCGCCTCCGGCGAAGCGACCTGGGGACGACTTCGCCCGCCGGCGCCAAGCGGCGAAGAGCAGAAGAGCATGGCTTCGCTCCGCAAGAGTCTGCCGATGACGATCGCGCTGCGGGCCAATCTTGGCTGGCTATTGCCGACCGATCATCAATCGGCTGAATCGCTCGCCCGAGGGAACGCGACCGAAGCGCTCGAGGCGCTTCGACAACGAGGGGCGCTATTCGATCAAGATTTGCGCATCTTGACCAAGTTGTTGCCGACGCACCTGGAAGAAGCGCTGCGGGAACTGGCGGCGCTTGGTTTGATTACTTGCGACTCGTTTGTCGGCGTCCGCGAGATGGTCGATGAAGTGCTAAAGAAGCGAAAAGCGAAGCGTCGTGGCGGGGCGGTGACCCGCACGGGGCGCTGGTCGCTTTTCCCCGGCATTGTCGAAACGCCGACCAGCGACGAACACGCGCAGAACTGGTGCTGGTTGTTGCTGGCACGGTACGGAGTCGTCTTTCGCGACGTGCTCACGCGCGAATCAACGGCGCCTCCCTGGTGGCGATTGGTCGCTGCGTTTCGCCGCATGGAGCGTCGGGGCGAAATCCGAGGAGGGCGGTTCATCGCCGACGTCGCCGGCGAGCAGTATGCGACCGAGGCGACGATCTACGCGCTGCGAAAGCTGCGCAACGACGAAACGGTCGACGACTGGATTGCGATCAGCGCCGCCGATCCGGTCAATCTGTTCGGCGTCGTCACCCCAGGCGGTCGAATCCCCGCAATTGCGGGGAACTCGCTCGTGATTCGGAACGGGCAAATTGTCGCTTCGAAGCGGTCCGGAAAGATTGATTTTCATTTAGATAGCACTTCTGAAGAAATGCACGAGATGACGCGCGCGTTGCATGCGGGGAGACGCATTCCCCCGCGAGAAATCCCGCTTGGAATGCCGCGCAGGCGTTCGACCGCGGGCTAA